In Cryptomeria japonica chromosome 10, Sugi_1.0, whole genome shotgun sequence, a genomic segment contains:
- the LOC131079152 gene encoding pentatricopeptide repeat-containing protein At3g26782, mitochondrial-like, which translates to MEGGFSSDLIVENALVDMYAKCGSIDKAREMFDRMPHRDVISWNAMIAGYAQNGFCKVALKIFELMLHSRTCPDMISFACVLWACSHEGLVDEGCTYFNLMSNSYCITPTVDHYLCMVDLLTRAGYLDDGLNLIIKMPIKPLVVVWMCFLGACRLRINIGLGVFTAMLLFDLDPKNAATYVLLSNIYAEVGRWGDRSHPQTQEIYTKLDKLALEMKAAGYIPDSKRLLNDVEEEENELFLYHHSEKLAIAFGLLNTPPGTTIRVVKNLRVCADCHTVTKFISKIVAREIIVRDVTRFHHFKQGLCSCGDYW; encoded by the exons atggaagggGGATTTTCGTCAGATCTTATAGTTgaaaatgctctggtagacatgtatgcaaaatgtggaagcatagataagGCACGTGaaatgtttgacagaatgcctcataGAGATGTCATCtcgtggaatgcaatgattgcaggatatgcacaaaacggATTCTGCAAGGTTGCTCTCAAAATCTTTGAATTAATGTTGCATTCTAGAACATGTCCTGACATGATAAGCTTTGCTTGTGTCCTGTGGGCATGCAGCCATGAAGGTTTAGTGGATGAGGGCTGTACATACTTCAATCTCATGAGTAACTCTTATTGCATTACACCTACAGTCGATCATTATTTGTGTATGGTTGACCTTCTTACACGTGCTGGCTATCTTGATGACGGCCTAAACTTAATCATTAAGATGCCAATTAAACCACTGGTGGTTGTGTGGATGTGTTTTCTTGGTGCCTGTAGATTACGTATCAATATAGGTTTGGGAGTATTCACCGCGATGCTGCTTTTTGATTTGGATCCTAAAAATGCTGCGACTTATGTTCTTCTCTCAAACATATATGCAGAAGTAGGCAGGTGGG GAGACAGATCACATCCACAAACACAGGAGATCTATACAAAGTTGGATAAATTGGCTTTGGAGATGAAAGCAGCAGGGTATATTCCAGATTCAAAACGTTTGCTTAATGATGTAGAGGAAGAGGAAAATGAATTATTTCTTTATCACCATAGTGAAAAGCTGGCAATTGCATTTGGTTTGTTGAACACACCCCCTGGAACAACTATTAGAGTTGTTAAGAACCTTCGAGTATGTGCTGATTGCCACACTGTAACGAAATTTATTTCTAAGATTGTTGCGAGAGAAATTATTGTGAGAGATGTAACTCGTTTCCATCATTTTAAACAGGGACTATGTTCTTGTGGAGATTATTGGTGA